Proteins from a single region of Stigmatella erecta:
- a CDS encoding MFS transporter, with protein METAPPRPLTRQDARTLALAALGGALEFYDFIIFVFFTSVIGQLFFPPSTPEWLRQLQAFGLFAAGYLARPLGGIVMAHFGDRTGRKRMFSLSVFLMAVPTLLIGLLPTYATAGYAAPLVLLVLRMLQGAAVGGEVPGAWVFVAEHVPDRRIGFACGTLTSGLTFGILLGSLVATAINTVYSPDEVLAIGWRWPFLVGGLFGFFSVFLRRWLAETPVFEEMRQRKALVQELPLKAVLRGHGASVAVSMLVSWVLTAAIVVMILMTPTLMQKLYAIPAARTLEANSLATLSLTLGCICFGLATDRFGAGWMLGLGCLLLMGASYLLYLGVARAPEHLAGLYAVTGFCVGVVGVVPTVMVRAFPAAVRFSGLSFSYNVAYAVFGGLTPLVVTLLVKDNPLAPVHYVAGVCGVGLAVAVYLLTAGRSRLSGMRSPG; from the coding sequence ATGGAGACAGCCCCCCCGCGCCCCCTCACCCGTCAGGATGCCCGGACCCTCGCCCTGGCGGCGCTGGGCGGCGCGCTGGAGTTCTACGACTTCATCATCTTCGTGTTCTTCACCTCGGTGATTGGCCAGCTGTTCTTTCCCCCCAGCACCCCGGAGTGGCTGCGGCAGCTCCAGGCCTTCGGGCTGTTCGCGGCCGGCTACCTGGCGCGCCCCCTGGGAGGAATCGTCATGGCGCACTTCGGGGACCGCACGGGCCGCAAGCGCATGTTCTCGCTGAGCGTCTTCCTCATGGCGGTGCCCACGCTGCTCATCGGCCTGCTGCCCACCTACGCCACGGCCGGGTACGCGGCGCCGCTGGTGTTGCTGGTGCTGCGCATGCTCCAGGGCGCCGCGGTGGGCGGCGAGGTGCCCGGCGCGTGGGTGTTCGTCGCCGAGCACGTGCCGGACCGGCGCATCGGCTTCGCGTGCGGCACGCTCACCTCCGGCCTCACGTTTGGCATCCTCCTGGGCTCGCTGGTGGCCACGGCGATCAACACCGTGTACAGCCCCGACGAGGTGCTGGCCATCGGGTGGCGGTGGCCCTTCCTGGTGGGCGGCCTCTTCGGCTTCTTCTCCGTGTTCCTGCGGCGCTGGCTGGCCGAGACGCCGGTGTTCGAGGAGATGCGCCAGCGCAAGGCCCTGGTGCAGGAGCTGCCCCTCAAGGCCGTGCTTCGCGGCCATGGCGCCTCGGTGGCCGTGTCGATGCTCGTCTCCTGGGTGCTGACCGCCGCCATCGTGGTGATGATCCTGATGACGCCCACGCTGATGCAGAAGCTCTACGCCATCCCCGCCGCCCGCACGCTGGAGGCCAACAGCCTGGCCACCCTGAGCCTCACGCTGGGGTGCATCTGCTTCGGCCTCGCCACGGACCGGTTCGGGGCGGGGTGGATGCTGGGGCTGGGCTGCCTGCTCCTTATGGGCGCCTCGTACCTGCTCTACCTGGGGGTGGCGCGGGCGCCGGAGCACCTGGCCGGGCTGTACGCGGTGACGGGCTTCTGCGTGGGCGTGGTGGGCGTGGTGCCCACGGTGATGGTGCGCGCCTTTCCCGCCGCGGTGCGCTTCTCCGGGCTCTCGTTCTCCTACAACGTGGCCTATGCCGTGTTCGGGGGCCTGACGCCGCTGGTGGTGACGCTGCTCGTGAAGGACAACCCCCTGGCCCCCGTGCACTACGTGGCGGGGGTGTGTGGCGTGGGGCTCGCCGTGGCCGTCTACCTGCTCACGGCGGGCCGCTCGCGCCTCTCGGGGATGCGCTCCCCGGGTTGA
- a CDS encoding MFS transporter — protein sequence MEFIDSTALSTALPTLSTAFHTDPVHLKLALTSYILALAVMAPASGWAADKYGPRRVFMLAMSVFLVGSVLCGFAQSLGQLVVFRTLQGLGGAMMTPVGRLIVVGSAPRERLVSAMSWFTMPALVGPLVGPPLAGFILGVASWPWIFFINVPVGLLGMAAVLRFVPPLHQPDPGPFDGKGFALTAVAITSWIGLAETAGMDLIPVAAQGALGLTALGATGLYLRHWRRTERPVMNLGLVRFLTFRASLVGGTVLRLGLGATPFLLPLLFQVALGWTPFEAGLVTIGTSVGALACKPVAPGLIRRFGFRRVLILSNLATAVLTAAPALFRQSTPVPLIIGLLAVAGFTRSMQFTATNTVAYAELPPGAISNASTLSVVAQQVGLSLGISFGGLMLHVARGSTEGPLTPERFFLPFLAVGLVSALAGPIYRRLPADAGASISGRKLA from the coding sequence ATGGAGTTCATCGACTCCACGGCCCTGTCCACCGCCCTGCCCACGCTCTCCACCGCGTTCCACACGGATCCGGTGCACCTGAAGCTGGCCCTCACCTCCTACATCCTGGCGCTGGCCGTGATGGCCCCCGCGAGCGGCTGGGCCGCCGACAAGTACGGGCCCCGGCGCGTGTTCATGCTCGCCATGAGCGTCTTCCTGGTGGGCTCGGTGCTCTGCGGCTTCGCCCAGTCGCTCGGCCAGCTCGTCGTCTTCCGCACCCTCCAGGGCCTGGGCGGCGCGATGATGACGCCGGTGGGGCGGCTCATCGTCGTGGGCTCCGCACCCCGCGAGCGGCTCGTCTCGGCGATGAGCTGGTTCACCATGCCCGCGCTCGTGGGGCCGCTGGTGGGCCCGCCCCTGGCGGGCTTCATCCTGGGCGTGGCCAGCTGGCCGTGGATCTTCTTCATCAACGTGCCGGTGGGGCTGCTGGGCATGGCGGCGGTGCTGCGCTTCGTGCCGCCCCTGCACCAACCCGACCCGGGCCCCTTCGATGGCAAGGGCTTTGCCCTCACGGCCGTGGCCATCACCTCGTGGATCGGGCTGGCGGAGACGGCGGGCATGGACCTCATCCCGGTGGCCGCGCAGGGGGCGCTGGGCCTCACCGCGCTGGGGGCCACGGGGCTCTACCTGCGGCACTGGCGCAGGACGGAGCGGCCCGTGATGAACCTGGGCCTGGTGCGCTTCCTCACCTTCCGGGCGAGCCTCGTGGGCGGCACCGTGCTGCGGCTGGGGCTGGGCGCCACGCCCTTCCTGCTCCCGCTGCTGTTCCAGGTGGCGCTGGGGTGGACGCCCTTCGAGGCGGGCCTGGTAACCATCGGCACCAGCGTGGGGGCCCTGGCCTGCAAGCCCGTGGCGCCGGGGCTGATCCGCCGGTTCGGCTTCCGGCGGGTGCTCATCCTCTCCAACCTGGCCACCGCGGTGCTGACGGCCGCCCCGGCGCTCTTCCGGCAGTCGACGCCGGTACCCCTCATCATCGGCTTGCTGGCGGTGGCCGGCTTCACGCGGTCCATGCAGTTCACGGCCACCAACACCGTGGCGTACGCGGAGCTGCCCCCGGGGGCCATCAGCAACGCCTCCACCCTGTCCGTGGTGGCCCAGCAGGTGGGGCTGAGCCTGGGCATCAGCTTCGGCGGCCTGATGCTGCACGTGGCCCGGGGGAGCACCGAGGGGCCGCTGACGCCCGAGCGCTTCTTCCTGCCCTTCCTCGCCGTGGGGCTGGTGTCGGCGCTGGCGGGCCCCATCTACCGGCGCCTGCCGGCCGACGCGGGCGCCAGCATCAGCGGCCGCAAGTTGGCCTGA
- the miaA gene encoding tRNA (adenosine(37)-N6)-dimethylallyltransferase MiaA, with product MKPLLTVIAGPTASGKTALAVELARRAGGEIVSADSQQVYRHFDIGTAKPSPEELAAVPHHLLSVVEPQETFSAAEYQRLADAAIAEIAARGRPVFVVGGTGLYLRVLLHGVVEAPGADPVLRATLEALAAAEGREAVHRRLAEVDPETAAKLPANDLVRIIRALEIHSRTGVPASVWRREHAFTQDRYPFRLFVLEPPREALYRAIHARTEAMFARGLIEETQALLARGYADAAPMRSVGYVQARAVAEGRLSREEALQDTAQETRRYAKRQLTWFRKEPGAVHVSPPYDMTAWER from the coding sequence GTGAAGCCGCTGCTCACCGTGATCGCGGGCCCCACCGCCTCGGGCAAGACGGCGCTGGCGGTGGAGCTGGCCCGGCGCGCGGGCGGCGAGATCGTCAGCGCGGACTCGCAGCAGGTGTACCGCCACTTCGACATCGGCACGGCCAAGCCCTCCCCGGAGGAGCTGGCCGCCGTGCCGCACCACCTGCTCTCGGTGGTGGAGCCCCAGGAGACGTTCTCGGCGGCGGAGTACCAGCGGCTCGCGGACGCGGCCATCGCGGAGATTGCCGCCCGGGGCCGGCCGGTGTTCGTCGTGGGCGGCACGGGCCTCTACCTGCGCGTGCTCCTCCACGGCGTGGTGGAGGCGCCCGGGGCGGACCCCGTGCTCCGGGCCACCCTGGAGGCGCTGGCCGCCGCGGAAGGCCGGGAGGCCGTTCACCGCCGGCTCGCCGAGGTGGACCCGGAGACGGCCGCGAAGCTGCCCGCGAATGATCTCGTCCGGATCATCCGCGCGCTGGAGATTCACTCGCGCACGGGCGTGCCCGCCTCCGTGTGGCGCCGGGAGCACGCCTTCACGCAGGACCGGTACCCCTTCCGGCTCTTCGTCCTGGAGCCGCCGCGCGAGGCGCTCTACCGCGCCATCCACGCGCGCACCGAGGCCATGTTCGCCCGGGGGCTCATCGAGGAGACCCAGGCGCTGCTGGCCCGGGGGTACGCGGACGCGGCGCCCATGCGCAGCGTGGGCTACGTGCAGGCGCGCGCCGTGGCCGAGGGGCGGCTGAGCCGCGAGGAGGCCCTTCAGGACACCGCCCAGGAGACGCGCCGGTATGCCAAGCGGCAGCTCACGTGGTTCCGGAAGGAACCCGGCGCGGTGCACGTGTCCCCTCCCTATGACATGACGGCCTGGGAGCGCTGA
- the hisS gene encoding histidine--tRNA ligase translates to MNDLLPGELGGEMAPIETWQFVERSVHEVFTRFGYGEIRTPMVEDTALFVRSVGEETDIVGKEMYTFEDKAQRSLSLRPEGTAPAARAYIEHSVSNLEPVTRWYYMGPMFRYERMKTGRYRQFFQIGAEAYGSREAAQDVELMDMVVQLLEVLGLKDISLNLNSLGDEACRPAYQKKLVEHLMAHREELCGDCQRRLEHNPMRVLDCKNDKCQAVARGAPDILQFLCEPCQAHFADVRRKLDALKVRYVINPQLVRGLDYYTRTAFEFIASHPALGTASTVGGGGRYDKLLKALGGPDVPAVGFALGLDRLTLLLREGGQRFSAPPDVFIAVADEGSQDEAFTLVSRLRREGLKVEFDTRGGSLKSQMKRADKTRARFALVLGEAERQSGRAQLKPMAGGEPLAVALADIAQTVRAAPPAPASQG, encoded by the coding sequence ATGAATGATCTTCTGCCCGGCGAGCTGGGCGGGGAGATGGCGCCCATCGAGACGTGGCAGTTCGTGGAGCGCTCGGTGCACGAGGTGTTCACCCGCTTCGGGTACGGGGAGATCCGCACGCCCATGGTGGAGGACACCGCGCTCTTCGTGCGCAGCGTGGGCGAGGAGACGGACATCGTCGGCAAGGAGATGTACACCTTCGAGGACAAGGCCCAGCGCAGCCTGTCCCTGCGGCCCGAGGGCACCGCCCCCGCGGCGCGCGCCTACATCGAGCACTCGGTGTCCAACCTGGAGCCGGTGACGCGCTGGTACTACATGGGCCCCATGTTCCGCTACGAGCGGATGAAGACGGGCCGCTACCGCCAGTTCTTCCAGATCGGCGCCGAGGCGTACGGCTCGCGCGAGGCGGCGCAGGACGTCGAACTGATGGACATGGTGGTGCAGCTCCTGGAGGTGCTGGGGCTCAAGGACATCTCGCTCAACCTCAACTCCCTGGGGGACGAGGCGTGCCGGCCCGCCTACCAGAAGAAGCTGGTGGAGCACCTGATGGCACACCGCGAGGAGCTGTGCGGTGACTGCCAGCGGCGGCTGGAGCACAACCCCATGCGGGTGCTCGACTGCAAGAACGACAAGTGCCAGGCCGTGGCGCGCGGGGCGCCGGACATCCTCCAGTTCCTGTGCGAGCCCTGCCAGGCGCACTTCGCGGACGTGCGCCGCAAGCTGGACGCGCTGAAGGTGCGCTACGTCATCAACCCGCAGCTGGTGCGCGGGCTGGACTACTACACGCGCACGGCCTTCGAGTTCATCGCCTCGCACCCGGCGCTGGGCACCGCCAGCACGGTGGGCGGGGGCGGGCGGTATGACAAGCTGCTGAAAGCCCTGGGCGGGCCGGACGTGCCCGCGGTGGGCTTTGCCCTGGGGCTGGACCGGCTGACGCTCTTGCTGCGCGAGGGTGGCCAGCGCTTCAGCGCGCCGCCGGACGTGTTCATCGCGGTGGCGGACGAGGGCTCGCAGGACGAGGCCTTCACCCTGGTGAGCCGCCTGCGCCGCGAGGGGCTCAAGGTGGAGTTCGACACGCGGGGCGGCAGCCTCAAGAGCCAGATGAAGCGCGCGGACAAGACGCGCGCCCGGTTCGCCCTGGTGCTGGGCGAGGCGGAGCGCCAGTCGGGCCGGGCCCAGCTCAAGCCCATGGCGGGTGGCGAGCCCCTGGCCGTGGCCCTGGCGGACATTGCCCAGACGGTACGGGCCGCCCCTCCAGCCCCGGCTTCCCAGGGCTGA
- a CDS encoding diguanylate cyclase has product MERRGRGSEQPLVLIIEDDAGVQESLSDLLLARFEVLTASDADVGMELAREHRPDLILLDRFLPSGDGLSVLEALQGDARTDCVPVIFLTGDADEATLERCLEMGAVDFIHKPASARELMARIDRALRQSEQQHRLRVLAQTDGLTGLANFRSLTLRLEEEFRRALRYQYPLSVVVIDLDHLKAINDGMGHDVGNRAILALSTHLKNNLRESDFAARFGGDEFVALLPHQTAAEAAAFAERIRAGLRNVVVQRSDGRPAPFGLSVSVGIADHSPEAPRENTDALLKAADAALYVAKREGRDRVVVHSTAAEVHPPPVAQRH; this is encoded by the coding sequence ATGGAACGGCGCGGCCGGGGCAGTGAGCAGCCGCTGGTCCTCATCATCGAGGACGATGCGGGTGTGCAGGAGAGCCTCTCGGATCTGCTGTTGGCGCGATTCGAGGTGCTGACCGCCAGCGATGCGGACGTGGGCATGGAGCTGGCGCGAGAGCACCGCCCGGACCTCATCCTGCTGGACCGGTTCCTGCCCAGCGGGGATGGGCTGTCGGTCCTGGAGGCCCTGCAGGGCGACGCGCGCACCGACTGTGTGCCCGTCATCTTCCTCACGGGGGATGCGGACGAGGCCACCCTGGAGCGCTGCCTGGAGATGGGCGCCGTGGACTTCATTCACAAGCCGGCGAGCGCCCGCGAACTGATGGCCCGCATCGACCGGGCCCTGCGCCAGAGCGAGCAGCAGCACCGGCTCCGGGTGCTGGCCCAGACCGATGGGCTCACCGGCCTGGCCAACTTCCGCTCGCTCACGCTGCGCCTGGAGGAGGAGTTCCGGCGCGCGCTGCGCTACCAGTACCCGCTGTCCGTGGTCGTCATCGACCTGGACCACCTCAAGGCCATCAATGACGGGATGGGCCACGATGTGGGCAACCGCGCCATCCTGGCGCTCTCCACCCACCTGAAGAACAACCTGCGCGAGTCGGACTTCGCGGCGCGCTTCGGCGGGGACGAGTTCGTCGCGCTCCTGCCCCACCAGACGGCGGCCGAGGCCGCGGCGTTCGCCGAGCGCATCCGCGCGGGGCTGCGCAACGTGGTGGTGCAGCGCAGCGACGGCCGGCCGGCGCCCTTCGGGCTGAGCGTGAGCGTGGGCATCGCGGACCACTCCCCGGAGGCGCCGCGCGAGAACACCGACGCACTGCTGAAGGCGGCGGACGCGGCACTGTATGTGGCCAAGCGCGAGGGCCGGGACCGGGTGGTGGTGCACAGCACCGCCGCCGAGGTCCACCCTCCCCCGGTGGCCCAGCGGCACTGA
- a CDS encoding ATP-binding protein: MRPVPPSLPVSAGPSLRGMLLLAGGALGFFLVLSHLEDARAEQRMLKHSWDIAQVLAQGLGEGGTQDLARLASVPGARFGLVLGEQGTVRAAWNPEHAPKALRDASRETQLLEEQAVVRLHLRTPQGRQGTLFVGLSLARMRREQQQQRQQSALVALLLLGVGVGGASVRGSRGALPPQGPPEQGGGPGEGSVVLMRQQLEAQQALLVSQGQALRAAQDQLIVADRRTTLGTLSAGVAHEINNPLAYITANIQFSLQEMQRLVKEGLPEDAAGEAPEDWEEVFNALSEANDGCSRVQHIVLSLKAFSCGDDDKREPTELAPVLTAAMNMARNEIRHRARLVHDFQAVPPVDGNEVRLSQVFLNLLINASHAIEPGLVEQNEIRVATRLGEDGRVRVSISDTGKGMGPEVLGRLFTPFFTTKPVGKGTGLGLSVCQGIVNSLGGAIEVQSQPGQGSTFTVVLPLSVSVLREALDEAPAQPQVKRSRILVVDDELHVGSALRRALGREHEVLVAQGAREALARVLQGACFDVILCDVMMPEMNGMELLSELERTRPSQADTLLFLTGGAFTEASSSFLEQYPERVLRKPIDMDVLREALRVRIEGAASGPPLAGRGPARSRPDHREPACGTSG; the protein is encoded by the coding sequence ATGAGGCCTGTTCCTCCGTCCCTCCCGGTGAGTGCCGGGCCGTCCCTCCGGGGGATGCTTCTCCTGGCCGGCGGCGCCCTGGGCTTCTTCCTGGTCCTGTCTCACCTGGAGGACGCGCGGGCGGAGCAACGCATGCTGAAGCACTCCTGGGACATCGCCCAGGTGCTGGCGCAGGGGCTCGGCGAGGGCGGTACCCAGGACCTGGCGCGGCTCGCCTCGGTTCCCGGCGCCCGCTTTGGCCTGGTGCTGGGGGAGCAGGGCACGGTGCGGGCCGCCTGGAACCCGGAGCACGCGCCGAAGGCGCTCCGGGACGCCTCGCGGGAGACGCAGCTGCTGGAGGAGCAGGCCGTGGTCCGCCTCCACCTGCGCACCCCGCAGGGCCGCCAGGGCACCCTGTTCGTGGGCCTCAGCCTCGCGCGGATGCGGCGGGAGCAGCAGCAGCAAAGGCAGCAGTCGGCCCTGGTGGCCCTCCTCCTGCTGGGCGTGGGGGTGGGGGGAGCCTCCGTGCGAGGGAGCCGGGGCGCGCTGCCCCCGCAGGGCCCACCCGAGCAGGGAGGGGGCCCCGGGGAGGGCTCGGTTGTGCTCATGCGGCAGCAACTGGAAGCGCAGCAGGCGCTGCTGGTGTCCCAGGGGCAGGCGCTGCGCGCCGCGCAGGATCAGCTCATCGTCGCGGACCGGCGGACCACCCTGGGCACCCTCTCGGCGGGGGTGGCGCATGAAATCAACAACCCGCTGGCCTACATCACCGCCAACATCCAGTTCTCCCTCCAGGAGATGCAGCGGCTGGTGAAGGAGGGCCTCCCGGAGGACGCGGCCGGCGAGGCGCCGGAGGACTGGGAGGAGGTGTTCAATGCCCTCTCGGAGGCCAACGACGGGTGCTCGCGCGTGCAGCACATCGTCCTGAGCCTCAAGGCGTTCTCCTGTGGGGACGATGACAAGCGCGAGCCCACGGAGCTGGCCCCGGTGCTCACGGCCGCCATGAACATGGCCCGCAACGAGATCCGCCACCGGGCCCGGCTGGTGCACGACTTCCAGGCCGTTCCGCCCGTGGATGGCAACGAGGTGCGCCTGTCCCAGGTCTTCCTCAACCTGCTCATCAACGCCTCGCACGCCATCGAGCCGGGGCTCGTGGAGCAGAACGAGATTCGCGTCGCCACCCGGCTGGGCGAGGACGGGCGCGTGCGGGTGAGCATCTCCGACACGGGCAAGGGGATGGGCCCGGAGGTGCTCGGCCGGCTCTTCACCCCGTTCTTCACCACCAAGCCCGTGGGGAAGGGCACGGGCCTGGGGCTCTCGGTCTGCCAGGGCATCGTCAACAGCCTGGGCGGGGCCATCGAGGTCCAGAGCCAGCCGGGCCAGGGCAGCACCTTCACGGTGGTGCTGCCCCTGTCGGTCTCGGTGCTGCGGGAGGCCCTGGACGAGGCGCCCGCGCAGCCCCAGGTGAAGCGCTCGCGCATCCTCGTGGTGGACGACGAGCTTCACGTCGGCAGCGCGCTCCGCCGGGCGCTGGGCCGGGAGCACGAGGTGCTCGTGGCGCAGGGGGCCCGGGAGGCCCTGGCCCGGGTGCTCCAGGGCGCGTGCTTCGATGTGATTCTGTGCGATGTGATGATGCCGGAGATGAATGGCATGGAGCTCCTGTCCGAGCTGGAGCGGACCCGTCCCTCCCAGGCGGACACCCTGCTATTCCTCACCGGGGGGGCCTTCACCGAGGCGTCCTCGTCCTTCCTCGAGCAGTACCCGGAGCGGGTGCTGCGCAAGCCCATCGACATGGATGTGCTCCGCGAGGCGCTTCGCGTCCGGATCGAGGGCGCGGCGTCCGGGCCCCCCCTGGCCGGCCGGGGCCCCGCGCGGTCCCGGCCGGACCACCGGGAGCCGGCCTGTGGAACCTCCGGGTAG
- a CDS encoding response regulator codes for MSGDRLVSGSRVAVVGGGIAGAGLAASLMFNGRARGVSLDVRVYAQGEPDSVPPPVVLTPECRSRLAALGCRVPLDWRVHELRGVEVIAEGRRELLPAPAGGLWVVDNWPHGPGGMSVVREALTTAATAQGARFISRRVDRVEHQPPSPDAPAPVRNSGPLVVRAQGSGERFHAVALATGTGSSLAESFFPDFQPAPTVAAVHARVRQSASRLSLAPLARLWLSPLPTIDGLFLLPSAHSVYVLAFGPLVTPADLCQALMMAARDGLLEEGFELSALETTRLPFGPGRTLVAPGQLAVGPAAVGHPLQIGLSETLATCSRAAVGLLDGGLSTAALERRYVRNGLSEMMEDAAAGARSVAWLRRAGRRAPEAFLAARKRGAVGGVYSGGVLGLAAPTPLALLASARWAGLREVVGSWLRTTVEPVPTAMPSLEPDLYYVVDDDPDAREAMTQLLESTGATVVAFADELALFCAVARRPPTAILLDVVLHWVDGLRLCEGLKKHPLTRNTRVLVMSGLDRPHVRQGALDAGAEAFLPKPVEPRQLMQALLGEGLDAPRPALRPADVSAGLEPDRYAAS; via the coding sequence ATGAGCGGAGACAGGCTGGTCAGCGGTTCGAGGGTGGCGGTGGTGGGAGGAGGCATCGCCGGCGCGGGCCTGGCCGCCTCGCTCATGTTCAATGGCCGGGCACGGGGCGTCTCGCTGGACGTGCGCGTGTACGCGCAGGGCGAGCCGGACAGCGTGCCCCCGCCCGTGGTGCTGACCCCCGAGTGCCGCTCCCGCCTGGCCGCGCTGGGCTGCCGCGTTCCCCTCGACTGGCGCGTGCACGAGCTCCGGGGCGTGGAGGTGATTGCCGAGGGCCGGCGCGAGCTGCTGCCCGCGCCCGCCGGAGGCCTGTGGGTGGTGGACAACTGGCCCCATGGCCCGGGCGGCATGAGCGTGGTGCGCGAGGCGCTCACCACCGCCGCGACGGCCCAGGGCGCCCGGTTCATCTCCCGCCGCGTCGACCGGGTGGAGCACCAGCCGCCCTCGCCGGATGCCCCCGCCCCGGTGCGCAACAGTGGCCCCCTGGTGGTGCGCGCGCAGGGCAGCGGCGAGCGCTTCCACGCGGTGGCGCTCGCCACGGGGACGGGCTCCTCGCTCGCGGAGAGCTTCTTCCCGGACTTCCAGCCCGCGCCCACCGTGGCCGCGGTGCACGCCCGGGTGCGCCAGAGCGCCTCCCGGCTGAGCCTTGCCCCGCTGGCGCGGCTGTGGCTCTCGCCCCTGCCCACCATCGACGGGCTGTTCCTGCTGCCCAGCGCCCACTCGGTCTATGTGCTCGCGTTCGGCCCGCTGGTGACCCCGGCGGACCTGTGCCAGGCGCTGATGATGGCCGCGCGCGACGGGCTCCTGGAGGAGGGCTTCGAGCTCTCCGCGCTGGAGACGACGCGCCTGCCCTTCGGGCCCGGCCGCACGCTGGTGGCCCCCGGGCAGCTCGCCGTGGGCCCGGCCGCCGTGGGGCACCCGCTGCAGATCGGCCTGTCCGAGACGCTGGCGACGTGCAGCCGCGCCGCCGTGGGGCTGCTGGATGGCGGGCTCTCCACCGCCGCGCTGGAGCGCCGGTACGTGCGCAACGGGCTCTCGGAGATGATGGAGGACGCGGCGGCGGGGGCCCGCTCCGTGGCCTGGCTGCGGCGGGCCGGACGCCGGGCGCCCGAGGCCTTCCTGGCCGCCCGCAAGCGCGGGGCCGTGGGCGGTGTCTACAGCGGGGGCGTGCTCGGCCTGGCGGCCCCCACCCCGCTGGCGCTGCTCGCCTCGGCGCGCTGGGCGGGCCTGCGCGAGGTGGTGGGCTCGTGGCTGCGCACCACGGTGGAGCCGGTGCCCACGGCCATGCCCTCGCTGGAGCCGGACCTCTATTACGTGGTGGATGACGATCCGGACGCCCGCGAGGCGATGACGCAGCTGCTGGAGTCCACGGGCGCCACGGTGGTGGCCTTCGCGGACGAGCTGGCGCTGTTCTGCGCGGTGGCGCGCCGGCCTCCCACCGCCATCCTGCTGGATGTGGTGCTGCACTGGGTGGACGGCCTGCGGCTGTGCGAGGGGCTCAAAAAGCATCCGCTCACCCGGAACACGCGCGTCCTCGTCATGAGCGGCCTGGACCGCCCCCACGTGCGCCAGGGCGCGCTCGACGCGGGCGCGGAGGCCTTCCTGCCGAAGCCCGTGGAGCCCCGGCAGCTCATGCAGGCGCTCCTGGGGGAGGGCCTGGACGCGCCCCGCCCGGCGCTTCGTCCGGCGGACGTGTCTGCGGGGCTCGAGCCCGACCGCTACGCCGCCTCCTGA
- a CDS encoding alpha/beta fold hydrolase — translation MGHSIYARNNVRVLGSLGPPLIFAHGFGSEQRAWRHQVAAFRDRYQIILLDHVGCGRSDFNAYSAERYSNIQRYAEDLLEICEELDVMDGILVGHSVSGMAGLLAAVAEPKRFRQLVCIKASPRYLNDGDYVGGFEQPQLDALYAAMSANFYSWAMGFAPLAMNTPDMPELSNEFARTLSSMRPDIALSTARVIFESDCRAALPLLKTPTLVLQSGQDIAVADEVGLYMAQHIPNAQLTRIDARGHLPHLSSPLLVNEALEQFIEPEAPRKRPQGAVASAAHREQRTG, via the coding sequence ATGGGTCATTCCATCTACGCGCGCAACAATGTCAGGGTTCTGGGCTCTCTGGGCCCGCCGCTGATTTTCGCGCATGGCTTTGGTTCTGAACAGCGCGCCTGGCGCCATCAGGTGGCGGCATTCCGGGACCGGTACCAGATCATCCTGCTGGACCATGTGGGCTGCGGCCGGTCCGACTTCAATGCCTACAGCGCCGAGCGCTACAGCAACATCCAACGCTACGCGGAGGATCTGCTGGAGATCTGCGAGGAGCTGGATGTGATGGATGGCATCCTCGTGGGCCACTCCGTCAGCGGCATGGCGGGCTTGCTGGCCGCCGTCGCGGAGCCGAAGCGCTTCCGCCAGCTGGTCTGCATCAAGGCCTCGCCCCGGTATCTGAACGACGGGGACTACGTGGGCGGCTTCGAGCAGCCGCAGCTCGATGCGCTCTATGCCGCCATGTCGGCGAACTTCTACAGCTGGGCCATGGGGTTCGCGCCGCTGGCGATGAACACCCCGGACATGCCCGAGCTGTCCAACGAGTTCGCCCGGACCCTGTCCTCCATGCGCCCGGACATCGCGCTGTCCACCGCGCGCGTCATCTTCGAGTCCGACTGCCGGGCGGCGCTTCCGTTGCTGAAGACACCCACCCTCGTTCTCCAGTCCGGCCAGGACATCGCCGTGGCGGACGAGGTGGGCCTCTACATGGCCCAGCACATCCCGAACGCGCAGCTGACGCGCATCGACGCCCGGGGCCACCTGCCGCACTTGAGTTCCCCCCTGCTGGTGAACGAGGCCCTCGAACAGTTCATCGAGCCGGAGGCACCCCGGAAGCGGCCCCAGGGCGCGGTGGCCTCCGCGGCCCACCGCGAGCAGCGGACTGGCTGA